The genomic stretch AATAAGAAAGTGGAAGCGTCACGCCTGTATGTTTCCTTGTGGAATCATATGTGGAAAGAAAAATGATGCAATCGTGATGGGGCGCATCCTCAACATGAGCAGATATGGATTTCTCATAGAGACGGATTGTTCATTCAATGTTGGTGAGACATTGTCAATCATAGCAAGTCCAGGAAGAGAAGTGGATGGATATGATTTAAGCGATAGCTATCAGGGTCTCGTTCGGTGGGGGCAGCCAGATGAATCTTCGCTCATGGGCATGTATTCTGTGGGGATTGAGCTCGCTGTTCCCATTGAATCTCCAGAAGTCGAGATGCATAATTAACGACGATACTGCAAAAAGTCGCGAACGAAATTGGATGGCATTCCAGCGAAGGCGGGAATACATTCTTGGGTGAGCAAAGACTTTTTGCAGTGGCATCATTAAAGTAAATATTTCATTTGCATTCTTAGCTAATATATTTTTATCCAAGATTGATTTTTACTCATATTATATACTGATATATCATTAAAGATTACGTCGAGTTAGAAATGCACCAAGGCACCTGTAGCTTTCATCGTGGCTGTTGTATGGCTGCATGCGGATCAGGCTGTTTCAGTTGGCCGCGCGTCCAAGGGGGAGAGTTGGCTGATGGAGATATTGCTGGCGATTGCCGCAATTCTTGTTTGTCAGGGCATGCAGGCTTTGGACGATTTCCTGAGTCGAGTGGGCGTTGTTTCCCTGGCTCACGGGATGCTGCTCGGCTTTGGCCAGATATTTGTGGCCAAAAGGATTGTTGAATGGGGCGGATCGAGCCTTGGCTGGATGGTCGTTGCGTTTGTCTGCATCACGAGCGTGGCCGTTTCCCTGTACAAGATCCACCGCTTTGGCACTCGTTGGGTCTTTGCCTTTAATTTCGGGGTGGTCATCGGCCTTCTCTATGGCGGAATCTCATTGACATGATGGTTGCGGCGTTGGTGCTGGATTCATGTTTTTGGCGACCACTTTTTGCGGCGAGCTTTGTGCCGTTTCAATAAGTCTCTCGACTTTCGGGGTTGTTAGTAAAGTCGCTGAAACAGAAATCTATCGAGAATAATTGAATATTTTGATTGAGGGGATCCTCCTTATGTAGTAGTTCTTTTGTTTTCACACAACAGGACACAAAAAAAGGGATCCCCGCATGCAAACTGCAAATAATGCCATAGATCTGCAACTCATTAAAACCGAGTGTGAGAGCAGAATCGATTCGTTTTTTCAGTCAGTTCAGAATTGCAACCATAGCGCGAAATTCAAGTATCAAGAAAGCAAGAGGATATCCGCTTTGACTATTCTTCTGAATATCTTTGTTCTTCCGTTCATCCATACGACCGGGCGATTCCTCAAAGGCTTCAAGTTGCTCACGCTGGCCTGGTCCGATGGATCAGCCCTTTTACCTCTGGACTTTGCGCTGCGCTCTTCCGCGAACAAAAAGCAACGATACCAGGAAGTTTCCAAAGACCTTGATAAAAGATCATGCGGTGCGCGGCGGCGTCAGGAGACTGTGACCAAATCGACAGAACTGGTTGAACCCATGATTGTGCGTGCACTGAAGGTCGGCATCAAGGCCAAGTTCCTGCTCATGAACAGTTGGTTCGCCATGCCCACCCTGATCTCCGATGTGTGCAAGCACATCCCCGTCATCTGCATGGTCAAGCGCACTTCCAAGATCCACTACATCTTCGAAGGACAGAAGATGGACGTGACGCAGATTTACAGCCAGATCCGCAAACGCCGAGGCAGGGCCAAGATCCTTGCCAACGCCCATGTTGGGTTCAAGGATGGCCTCGAGGCCAAACTCGTCTTCGTACGCAACAAGCACAAGAGAGACTGGCTTGCCTTGCTTACCACGAACGTCACCCTTGCCGATGAAGACGTAGTCCGCATTTACGGCAAGCGATGGGACATCGAGGTATTCTTCCGCACGGCAAAGCAGCACCTGGAACTGGAGAAAGGCTGCCAAAGCCGGGATTTCGATGCCCTCATCGCCCACACTACCATCGTAATGACCAGATACATCTTCCTGAGCATCGAGAAACGCAGGACGGAAGATCCAAGAACCCTTGGCCTGCTGTTCCGCCGTTGTTGCGAAGAGGCCGAGGACTGCACTTTAGTCAAAGCTCTGTCCCATATTCTAGGCATCACCCTGGAAAACCTGAAGAAACTTGGCGAAGCTCAGAATCAGGCTGAACGCATACTGCTTGATGCTTTCCGAGACGGAATGCGTAGTTTGGGGCGCAATTTCGATTATATTTTCAATGCACAAAGGTTGTTAGCTGCTAATGGCTAACCCCGAAGTCGAGATCAAAAAAATTGTTCAAATACGTTGTGACGTGTGTATACAAAAGAAAGACAGGATTTAATTAACTTTTTTTTCATATATTTTGAATAGTTGTCAGTATGATGTGTGCACGCCGGAGCCATAACGCTCCCTGAAATCAAAGCAACAAAAGGAGGAATCCATGGCGCTTAATCCTGTACGATGGTTCGAGATATATGTTCAAGACATGAATCGAGCCAAAAAATTTTATGAGGCTGTCTTTGAAGTCAAGCTTGAAAGACTCAATACTGGAGAACCTGAATATTACAGCTTTCCGATGCATATGAATGAGGAAGGTTCGTCTGGCGCATTGGTCAAAATGGACGATGGCAAGTCCGGAGGAAACAGTATAATTATATATTTTGCTTGTGAAGATTGCTCAGTGGAAGAAAGTCGTGTTGAAAAAAATGGAGGAAAGGTTAAAGAATCAAAAATGTCCATCGGAGAATATGGGCATATTTCCTTGGTATACGATACGGAAGGAAATTTAATTGGCTTGCATTCAATGCAATAGTCAATCATCACATGATCAATGCATGGTTGTGGCTCACAATTCACCGGTCACAACCATGACATGACGTTTCATCACGATTCAAGCCCAGTCCATCGGAACGCATTGACTTCAATGCTCTTACAGACCTTTTTGAGAAGTCGTATTGCCCGCCCGTGGACATTGATTGGAGTTATATAATGAACACCATGCAAAAAATTGCGCCCTGCTTGTGGTTTGATCATCAAGCGCAAGAGGCTGCTGAATTTTACACATCCATTTTCAAAAATTCAAAAATCATGAGCGTGACCCGATACGGTGAAGCGGGACATGAGATCCACGGCAGAGCGGCGGGATCTGTCATGACCGTGGAGTTTGAACTCAGCGGCCAACATTTTACCGCGCTCAATGGTGGCCCGATGTTCCGATTCAACGAGGCCATTTCGTTTCAGATCAAGTGCGAGACGCAGGAGGAAGTGGATTATTTTTGGGAAAAGCTGACCGCGAACGGTGACGATACTGCGCAACAATGCGGCTGGCTCAAGGATCAGTACGGAGTTTCGTGGCAGGTTGTGCCCATTGTCATGTTTGAAATGCTGGGTGACGGCACTTCTGAAAAATCCCAAAGAGCCATGGAGGCTATGCTTCAGATGAAGAAGCTCGAGATTGACACGCTCAAGCGAGCTTATGATGGAGTTTTTTGACGGACACGATCGGATTGGACCAGGGGGCATGAACAATGCGTAGGTCAGGATTGATTTCCGCGAACACGTCATGACGAGCGGATTTTCTGCGTAAGGGAAATCCGACTTGAACGCTCCGCGCTCTTCTACACACGACCATCGTGATGACCAGATACATCTTCCTGAGCATCGAGAAACGCAGGACTGACGACCCAAGAACCCTTGGCCTGCTATTCCATCATTGTTGCGAAGAGGCCGAGGACTGCACTCTCGTCAAGGCGCTGTGCCAAATCCTAGGCATTACCCTGGAAAACCTGAAGAAACTTGGCGACAACCAGAGCCAGGCTGAACGCATACTGCTTGAGGGTTTTCAAGAAGGAATGCGTAGTTTGGGGCACGATTTCGACTATATTTTCAATGAACAAAGGTTGTTAGCTGTTAATGGCTAACCCCGAAAGTCGAGTAAGTCTCTCATGGATAGCCGGCCAATCAGACCGGTTCCGTTTCCTCGCGATTTACCAAAACCACCATTTTTCCGTGTTCAGTACAAAAGCGGCCAGTGCCAGGTTGGTCACTGCGTGGGCCAGGACGCATTGCGCCAGGCTCCTGGTTCTGTAGAGCAGCCAGGAATAGGCCATGCCGGCCATGATTCCGGCGAGGATGAAATGGTGGGCCAAGCCGAAGAGCACTGCGCTGGCCAGAAACGAAATCCAGGTGAACGTGCCGAGCGGAACCTTGGCGAATTCGGGGTTGATGACGTAGCGCAAGATGAAGGATCGCCAGAAGATTTCCTCCATGATCGGGACGATGAGCACGGCGCTGCCGATGCGGATGCCGGTCATGGCCAGGCGCAGGTTCGGGTTCGAAAAGACGCCGGGATTGAAGCCCGGAGGTTCGCTCAGCGCTCCGAAGGTCCAGTCCATGTTGATCCATAACACAAAGACCGCAAGGCCCAGCGCGATGCTCCCCAAAGTCTGGCCGCGTCTCTTCAGATCGGCCCAGCACAGTTCCGTGTAGGCCCGTCGACACAGGAAGAGCGCGATGACGGCGACCAGAGGCCTGAGCGGGTAAAGCAGGGCGAAGGTCGATTCCTGGATGCTGATCCAGGCTTTGCCGTCCATGAAACGCAATCCTTCCTCAAGGCCGATGATGACCATGAAAAGGGCAAAAGGCACTATGCGCGGCCAAGCTTTGTCGTTCATTGGTTGGCTGTTAAGCTAAATGTGTGCCTGTATGCAACGTTCCGTTGTGAGTTGAAAACGATTTTGCTGCTGTTTGTCGAATCTGATGGTTGTATTGCAGCGTTTCATTGGGGCAAACGTTGGTCGAAAGCTGGAAAGTAAAACAACTCGTTGTCGGATTATCTTACATTGTTTGGCGTGTGTTTACAATAAGATGAATGATTAAAGGGTAGTGCATATTGGCATTTTTCCTGCTTGAAGAGATTTATAGCCAAGGGGCGTCACAGAGAAAAACAACCGGAGGGACTGATTATGAAATCGCTTGTCAAGGGCAGTCTTTGCACAACAGTGCTGATGTTTTTATTGGCTTCGCCGTCATGGGCAAGTGTTTGGTTGCCGGAACCTGTCTTTCCCAATGCGATCCCGTACGACGAATATTATTCCTACTCAACAAGCATATTGAAGCAACTTTATCCTGGCTATTCGATCTATCCATCAAATCAAGGTTCGCTTAAAGATGAACTCAAAATCTGGTGGGGTGACAGTGAGAGTGCTGAAAAGGCTGCTGGAGATAATGTAAACATCAGGGGTGGATATAGTTTTCCTGATCCTTTGGCATTTCCAAATGATGGTTCGACTACGGAATTTAACACTGATTTGAATATTAGTTGGGTCGTTTCCGTGGATTTGTTGTATAATTTTCTTCAAAGCGAATTCGAGGGATCAAATATACCTGTTTTCGCATTCGATATTAATCAGATAGGAAACCAGCCAAACATGCTTGGCAACGGATACGTTGCGATCACCGATGAATTTGGAACTATTTTTCCTTATGCGCCTGACGCATTCGGGCTTGCAGAATGGGCCTTCGACGGTCTCAACAATGGTGAGTTTGATGAAGAGGCTCTTGTTGAAGTTCCGAACACGAAGACTGTGGAATTCATGGGTACGGAATACTCGTTCGATACAACCGGAACAAACAATGTGGACTTTCTCGTATATGCCCCAACGATGGACCTGTCCCAGTTTATTGGTCAGGGCCTATTCTTCACGGCTACATTCCAGTATCAGCTTTTGAGCGATGGTTTTGAGGATTTCTTCATCCTGGGTTATAGAAGCGACAATCCTCCTCCGCCTCCAGTCCCTGAACCGGCCACCGTGGCCCTGCTCGGATTCGGCATGGTCGCCCTGGCGTTCGCGGGCGGCAAGCTGCGCAAATAGAATATACCGTCCTTGACGCGAAAGAGACTCGGAGTATCGAAGAGATGCTCCGAGTTTTTTTATGTATCCATTTGATAATCAACAAGAATATTCGCTTGGTCTTGAAGTGGGAGCCTTTTTTTCGGGCGTAATCAACGTTCAGGGTAACTTTGGAGTTAGGGGAATTGCTCGTGTGTAAATTTAAACTGGAAGAATGTCGGAGCAGTTTACATTTTTTTGAGTTCCAATTGATATATTTTTATACAAATATCTGAAATAATGTCTCAAAATATTGGCATGGACCATGCTAATAACCTGTCACCACAAGACAGTTATTTTAACATTGGGAGGATTACCATGAGGAAGAATCTACTTGTAACATGTCTTTTAGCTGTGGCGTTTTTTTTCACGGCGACATTGGCCTCTGCTGCCTTGGTGACTCAGTGGGCGTATACCAATGACGCTATTTTTGTTGATTGGCTTAACGATGAGGCCAACCAGGACGAAATGGGTGTGAGTGCTGATTTGAGGACCCTGTACTGGGGCGTGCCATCCACCGTCCCCGGGAGTAATCCAGGTCAATTTCAGAGCTCACTTGAGCTTATCGCTCCTGTATCCGGTATCGACCTGATGACCGGAATTCCTTTGGAGACTTATGGACCGTCTGTAGATGTTGTTTCAATTGTACATCATAACTACATTCTTAGTTCAGACTACCCAACTCTTGCATATGGAAAGGTCGCGGCCAGCATTCAGTTTACGCCTTTCATACCTGCCGGACCCGTACAGCCTGTGGACACAGCATTTTTGGAGTTTCTGTTCTTTGAAACTCCGAACAATGATGTAACGCCAATGGATATTTTTATCCTCACCGACCCAGGCCTGACACAAGGCTCTTTTATCTATGAAGAATATAAGTATACTTTCGAGTTCAACAGTGAGGGTTTTGGCCTGCTGGAAGGCGCTTACCATGATTACGTAGCAGCCATATATGGAGAAGGAGAATATTTTGGATGGCTCGCAACTGAAGACGGCCAAAATTCGGCTCAGTTCAACCTGCGTATAATGGCCTCGCCTGTTCCGGAACCTGCCACCATGCTTCTTCTGGGCGCTGGCCTGCTTGGCCTTGGCATCGCGGTACGCCGCAACAAGAAGAACTGATCAATCGTCATAACAGTATGAAGGCCGGGGAGCAGATGCTTCCCGGCCTTTTTGTATGCCATGAGATCGTCCCTGCCTGGACGCAACGGCCGGTCATTCGATCACAAAGTCTTCCGCCTCCCGCCGAAGGGTGCGGTGCCGGATTCCCGGGCCGTAGCCTGTGCGAAAGAGCATGACCGGACCCTGATTTTCAAAGTCCACGTTTCCGAACAGATCCTTCAAATCCTGCCAGACCCGCTCCAGTGATTTTTGGTGCCTTTCGGAAAAACTTGTCGGCCCTTCCCAGATCCAGCGCAGCCGGAAGAGGGTGAGTGCGGTCATGGGCTGCATCTGTAGGCCATGGTGCTCCAATGCCAGCCAGATGCGTTGCAGGGCCTGACCGCCGCGCAGAAAGTCTCCTGGTTCCAATCCATCGACCACGACCATTCCGGCAGCCCCGCTGGCCAGGATGCCCTGGGCCGAGTGCAGGGCCACCAACCGACCCAGTCCCAGGGCGTTGGCGACGCGCATTGCGGGCCACGGTTTGGTCAGGCGCAGGAATGCCTCTCCGGGCAATCCGGCCTCCAGGTTCTTGAGGGGCAGGCCATCGCGGCGTTGCCGTGCTTCCTGGTCGTTGAAACGGATCATGGAGGTGAAATGCTCGTGCAGGCCCTGGTGCTCGGTGCGGATTCTGTCGGCCAGGTAGATCACCTTGGCGAGTTTCCTGAGCTGAGCGCGACCGGTGAGCAGATGCAATCCGGCTTCGGGAATGTCCGCGATGCGGGCCTTGAGATCTGCCTGCACCCAGTCCGGCAGGGGGCGCTTGTCGTAGGGACGTCGGTTGGTGCAGCGCGTCCAGATGTGCCGGGCCAGCGGTTCCGGTGCCTGATCGCCCGGCTGTATGCGCGCTGTGCCCATCAGGTTTTCCTGCGCGGCATCAGGCAGGATCTGCGTGCTTGCATAGAGGCCCATGCTTGCGGCGGCGATGCGGATATTCTCCAGTGCCGCTCCGCAGGCGATGATGGAGGCGATCTGGCGGACGTTGAAAAACGACATGTCGGTTTCCGGATTGAGGAAAACGTGGATGTCATTGCCCGTCAGGCGAAATCTCCAGGGCTGGGCATTGTCCCCGGAGGGAGCTTGAATTGCGGCCTGCAGCAGATAGGTGCCGACATCCTGGGGCAGGGAGTCAAAATGTGAGACGCTGACCACGGGTTGGTCCGGAATGCGCACCCGGCCCGTGTCAGTGGCCTTGATCAGTACGTTTTGCACGTACCAGAGTTTGGCGCGCTGGCTGAAGGTGCGGTTGCCCCGGCTCAGGCGCCCTTTACGGAGCACCTGCCGGAAGGGGTCGAACTGCAGGAAGCAGGGCGCGGGCTTGAGTCCCGGCTTGCCAAGAATGATGCGCACGGCCTCGGTGGCGGCAAGGGACGAGCACAACTGGCAGGCGATGTTCAGGGACGGGCCTTTGCCACCCTTGAGATCCACCCTGGACAGGTCCATGTATCCGATATGTGTGGGCCTTGGGGCCAGCCCCATGGCGAAACGCAGATATTTCTGTTCCTCCGGCAGTTCCCCGCCCACATCGAAATAGTCGTCAAAGCCCATGCCGTGCGGGGTGAAGACCAGGAGGGCCGAGCTGTATCCCAGCGGCCCGGCCGTGATCACGGGCACGCCCATGGAGCGGGCCATGTTGAACAGGCTGCGGCGGATTTCGAACTGAAAGAAGTCCAGTCCGTCCAGGACCACGTCCACGCCTGTTAGAAAGGCTTCCATGTTGTCTGCGGTCAGTCCCGAGGGATAGGGCGTGATGTCCAGGAACGGATTGATGCCGTGCGCCTCGTCGATCATGACCTCAAGTTTGGGGCGGCCGAAGGATGGCACCCTGGCCCCGTACTGGCGGTTCACGTTGACCGGTTCGTACTGGTCGAAGTCGGCCAGGTTGAAACGGCCGATTCCGGTGCGCACCAGATTGATCAAATGCACTCCGCCCACGCCGCCCATGCCCGGAATGGCGACCCTGGCCTCGGCCAGTCGCTCCTGCTCGCCCGGTGAAAACAGCCCGATGTTGCGGGAAAAGGCTTCCTCGCGATAGGCTTCCTCGCTGGAAATTCCGAGGGCCTGCAAGGTTGCCAGGTGTTCATCTCGTTTCATGCTTGATCCTCTTTTTCCTTAAGGAGATGCCCCCTGGCCCCGGGGCGTCTCCGGCGTGTTTGCTGCCCGGCTTGTTCCTGCCGTGTCATTCGCTCTTGCCGTCAAAGGAAAGCATGGCCGCCGGCAGAACGATCAGGTCGCCTACCACGGCCGTGATCATGATCACGGCGCTCAGACCCCCGAAGCTCATGGTGGGCACGAAGCTGCTGAAGAGAAGCACGCCGAAGCCGATGACCAGGATCAGCGATGAAGCGCAGATGGCCGTACCTTTTTCCAGGATGGCTCGTTGCAGAGCCTCCCGCATGGGCAGGCTCTCGGCGCGCTTTCGGTTGTACTCGGTCAGGAAATGGATGGTGTCGTCCACGGCGATGCCTAGGGCGACCACGGAGATCAGGGCCGTGGAGGTGTTCAGGGGGATGCCGAGCAGACCCATGATCCCGAAGTTGATGATGATCGGAAACGCGTTCGGGATCAGGCTTAGGGCCCCTGCGACAAACGAGCGCAGGGCCAGGAACATGATGAACGTGATCACGGTGGCGGCCAGGGCCAGACTTTCCACCTGTCCCCGGACCAGGGCGTCGATGGTGTTCACGTCCTGTACGGCCCGGCCGGTGACCCGGATTTGCAAGCCGTCGTGTTCGTGTTGGTCGATGAAGGCGCGCAGGGCGTGTATGAGTTCGGCCTGGCCCGCGGAGCTGTGCTCGGAGATGCGGATCAGGATGCGGGCCTGATCGTATTCCGAGGTGATGAATTCATCCATGTCGTCGGAGTCGTAGAGCAGCAGGTACTGGGACACCAGTTCCCGGCTTTCAGGGATGACGTAGAAATCCGGATCCTCGTTGTGAAAGGACATGTTCATGTCCTTCAGGAAGTCCACGAAGGACATGGTGCGGTCGACACCCGGCAGCGTCAGGGCGAAGGTTTGCAGCCTGTCGATCACGGCCAGCTTGGCCGGGTCGCGCAAGGCGTCCCGCTCGCCGGCCTTGACGGAAATGTCCACCGTGCCGACCCCGCTCAGCCGGGGTTCGATGTAGGAAAGCTCCTGGCGCAGGGGACTTGAAGGCTTGAAGTACTCCAGCAGATTGGTCTCGACCCGGATCGTCGAGGCTGCCCACAAAGCGCCCAGGATCAGGATCGTGATGAAGATGGTTATGGGACGGGCGTGGGTCTGCACCACCGTGGAGAGGCGGCCCAGAAAGGCGCCCATGCCGATGTCCTTGCGCTGGTGGGTGTATATGGTGTCCGGCCTGCACATGAGCATGAGCGGGGGCAACAGCATGAAGGAAAACAGGAATTCGAAAATCATGCCCAGCGAAGCCACGTAACCGAATTCCTTGATCGGAGGGATGTCGCTTACGGCCAGGGAGGCGAAACCCACGGCCGTGGTCAGGCTGGTCAGAAAGCAGGGGGTTATGACCCGGTGCAGAATGTGTTCCATGGCTTTGGCGGGAGATCGGACCTGACCCAGCAGCTTTTTGTCCAAATGGGCGAAGATGTGCACCGAATCTGCCAATGCAAGAGCCATGACGAGCGGCGGGACGATGGTGGTCACGTTGTTCAGCGTAATGCCGAGCAGGGGGAAGCATCCCATGGTCGTCCCCGTGCATACGGAGATGTTGGCCAGGGCCAGCAGGGTCAGGCGCACGTTGCGGAAAAAGAGCCAGATGGTCAGGGTGATGAATAGGTAGGTCACCGGGATGAACACGGCCACATCCGACTTCATGTACTGGCTGAGGCTGAAGTTGGTCATGGTCCAGCCGGCCAGATGAAACCGGCCGGCAAGCTCTTCATGTTTGGCGAGCACTGTTTCGGTCTGTTTGATGAGCCTCTTGCGAAAGCTTCCGTCCCCGGCCTCGTGCGCCGTGGGAAAGACCACCAAAGCCGTGGTTTCCCCGTCGGCAGAAACGAGGTTGCCGACATAGAGCGGGTTGCCCAGCGCCTGTTCCCGCAGGGCGGCCATTCCCGGAGCGTCTTCGGGGATGCGCTCCAGAAATGGGCGAACTTCGAAATATTCCTCTTCGCCGTGGATGTAGTCCACATTGGCCAGGCTTTGCACCTCCCGGACTTCGGGGATGGTTTCGAGTTCCTGCGTGAGGGCCGCGATCATGCGTAAGACGGGGGACGTGAACAGCTCGGGACTTGAAAAGGCGATCACGAAGAATTCGTCTTCTCCGAAGGTGTCCTTGATGCTTTGGTAAAAGGCGACGTCCGGATCGCCCTCAACGGTGAAATAATCCACATTGTCTACGGTCTGGATGCGTGGGAGCTGGATCAGGAACGGGGCGGCCAGGCACAGGGACAACACGAGGCAGAGTATGGGGAATCGGGTGACCAGGCTGGCTATGTGCTTCATGGATGATCCGTGCGCATGCTGGATGCGGGAATGCTTTTGAGGAATGGATAGAGCCGCGTCAGATGCTCCATTTGGGGCACGGACAGATTTGCGATGATTTCCTGCCGGGTGTTGAAAAAGAACCGTGCGTCCTCTTCGCTCATGGGAGGCCTTTTGTCATAGAACGTCCACCCGTTGTTCAATTCCACCAAGGTGCTTTTCATTTTGTAGAAGAACTCATGGATATTGTCATCCACGTCAAAGTCCTTGTATTTTTCCGATGCCTTGTCTTCAATATGTTCCATGTTGATGCGCAAGGCGACTGCCGGAGCGCCAACTCCCGGGTAAAAACGCTCTTCTCCGAAATCTTCAAACAGGAACATTGTCTTGTAAAAATTGACATGCTTCGGGTTGACCATGATGCATATGTCGTCAATGTTGTTCATCATTGAGTATTCAAACATCGTCTTTGACAGGAAGACCATGAGATTGCACCAGCGTGTCTCCCTGGGCGTTGCCAAGGCCGAGAGCTCGGTGATCTTTCTGCCCTGGGAACGCAGCGCATCAAGTTCAGGCCGATACAGGGCGTCCATGGGCAGGCCGAAGAGCTCGCTGTCGAAGATCTGGGTCAATGTGGATATTACAGTGACATAGGTTCTGAAAATGAAGGCGCACGTCGTCGGCAGGAGATTGTAGACGCTAAGGTGCATGCCCGAGGGATGTGGCTGCTTGATGTATCCCGAGGCGAGGTACTCTCTGTAGACGAGGGCGAAGGACTGAGACCACTCGTCGCGGGTTTCCGCGATCTTGATGTTCGGTCGGTCAATTTCATCGAGTTTGGCTCTCAGCATGGCGGAGCGACGGAGTCTGACGGATCTTCGGCGATCCTGACGCGTGTTTTCGGAGAGATCGGTCATGGGTTCTCCATGTTCGCGAGCACGAAAGAAAAGAGAAAAAGCCGACGCGGTTCGCGTCATGGCCCTGGCTGCGAAAAAGCGGCTCGTCTGGTGTTATGGTCCTCCTGTCGGCGTCTCTTGAAGAGACGTAAATGTTCGTTGCATATGCCATGCCTGAACCCGTCTTGAGAGATTCAGATCCGCAGGCCCGGGTATGAGTTTCGGAGCAGGATTTTGCATTCCAGGGACAGATCCCGCAGGTCGATGGTGTCGGACAGGATGTGATTGAGCAGACTGGTATCCAGGGGGTTCGGGCGGGACCGGGGCAGGCTTCGGCCTTCGAGAATGTCGGTGATCCGGCCGCAGAGCGCGATGCGTTGGGACAGATAATGGGCATCGATTGCGTTTCGGTACGAGGTCATGAGCCCCTTGCTGTCG from Desulfomicrobium apsheronum encodes the following:
- a CDS encoding IS4 family transposase, coding for MQTANNAIDLQLIKTECESRIDSFFQSVQNCNHSAKFKYQESKRISALTILLNIFVLPFIHTTGRFLKGFKLLTLAWSDGSALLPLDFALRSSANKKQRYQEVSKDLDKRSCGARRRQETVTKSTELVEPMIVRALKVGIKAKFLLMNSWFAMPTLISDVCKHIPVICMVKRTSKIHYIFEGQKMDVTQIYSQIRKRRGRAKILANAHVGFKDGLEAKLVFVRNKHKRDWLALLTTNVTLADEDVVRIYGKRWDIEVFFRTAKQHLELEKGCQSRDFDALIAHTTIVMTRYIFLSIEKRRTEDPRTLGLLFRRCCEEAEDCTLVKALSHILGITLENLKKLGEAQNQAERILLDAFRDGMRSLGRNFDYIFNAQRLLAANG
- a CDS encoding VOC family protein, with the translated sequence MALNPVRWFEIYVQDMNRAKKFYEAVFEVKLERLNTGEPEYYSFPMHMNEEGSSGALVKMDDGKSGGNSIIIYFACEDCSVEESRVEKNGGKVKESKMSIGEYGHISLVYDTEGNLIGLHSMQ
- a CDS encoding VOC family protein, with amino-acid sequence MNTMQKIAPCLWFDHQAQEAAEFYTSIFKNSKIMSVTRYGEAGHEIHGRAAGSVMTVEFELSGQHFTALNGGPMFRFNEAISFQIKCETQEEVDYFWEKLTANGDDTAQQCGWLKDQYGVSWQVVPIVMFEMLGDGTSEKSQRAMEAMLQMKKLEIDTLKRAYDGVF
- a CDS encoding CAAX prenyl protease-related protein — encoded protein: MNDKAWPRIVPFALFMVIIGLEEGLRFMDGKAWISIQESTFALLYPLRPLVAVIALFLCRRAYTELCWADLKRRGQTLGSIALGLAVFVLWINMDWTFGALSEPPGFNPGVFSNPNLRLAMTGIRIGSAVLIVPIMEEIFWRSFILRYVINPEFAKVPLGTFTWISFLASAVLFGLAHHFILAGIMAGMAYSWLLYRTRSLAQCVLAHAVTNLALAAFVLNTEKWWFW
- a CDS encoding PEP-CTERM sorting domain-containing protein, which produces MKSLVKGSLCTTVLMFLLASPSWASVWLPEPVFPNAIPYDEYYSYSTSILKQLYPGYSIYPSNQGSLKDELKIWWGDSESAEKAAGDNVNIRGGYSFPDPLAFPNDGSTTEFNTDLNISWVVSVDLLYNFLQSEFEGSNIPVFAFDINQIGNQPNMLGNGYVAITDEFGTIFPYAPDAFGLAEWAFDGLNNGEFDEEALVEVPNTKTVEFMGTEYSFDTTGTNNVDFLVYAPTMDLSQFIGQGLFFTATFQYQLLSDGFEDFFILGYRSDNPPPPPVPEPATVALLGFGMVALAFAGGKLRK
- a CDS encoding THxN family PEP-CTERM protein; its protein translation is MRKNLLVTCLLAVAFFFTATLASAALVTQWAYTNDAIFVDWLNDEANQDEMGVSADLRTLYWGVPSTVPGSNPGQFQSSLELIAPVSGIDLMTGIPLETYGPSVDVVSIVHHNYILSSDYPTLAYGKVAASIQFTPFIPAGPVQPVDTAFLEFLFFETPNNDVTPMDIFILTDPGLTQGSFIYEEYKYTFEFNSEGFGLLEGAYHDYVAAIYGEGEYFGWLATEDGQNSAQFNLRIMASPVPEPATMLLLGAGLLGLGIAVRRNKKN
- a CDS encoding ThiF family adenylyltransferase; translated protein: MKRDEHLATLQALGISSEEAYREEAFSRNIGLFSPGEQERLAEARVAIPGMGGVGGVHLINLVRTGIGRFNLADFDQYEPVNVNRQYGARVPSFGRPKLEVMIDEAHGINPFLDITPYPSGLTADNMEAFLTGVDVVLDGLDFFQFEIRRSLFNMARSMGVPVITAGPLGYSSALLVFTPHGMGFDDYFDVGGELPEEQKYLRFAMGLAPRPTHIGYMDLSRVDLKGGKGPSLNIACQLCSSLAATEAVRIILGKPGLKPAPCFLQFDPFRQVLRKGRLSRGNRTFSQRAKLWYVQNVLIKATDTGRVRIPDQPVVSVSHFDSLPQDVGTYLLQAAIQAPSGDNAQPWRFRLTGNDIHVFLNPETDMSFFNVRQIASIIACGAALENIRIAAASMGLYASTQILPDAAQENLMGTARIQPGDQAPEPLARHIWTRCTNRRPYDKRPLPDWVQADLKARIADIPEAGLHLLTGRAQLRKLAKVIYLADRIRTEHQGLHEHFTSMIRFNDQEARQRRDGLPLKNLEAGLPGEAFLRLTKPWPAMRVANALGLGRLVALHSAQGILASGAAGMVVVDGLEPGDFLRGGQALQRIWLALEHHGLQMQPMTALTLFRLRWIWEGPTSFSERHQKSLERVWQDLKDLFGNVDFENQGPVMLFRTGYGPGIRHRTLRREAEDFVIE